The Scomber japonicus isolate fScoJap1 chromosome 13, fScoJap1.pri, whole genome shotgun sequence genome includes a window with the following:
- the LOC128371611 gene encoding histone deacetylase complex subunit SAP30L produces MNGFSTEEDSHDGPPAPPFYGQSCCLIEDGERCGRSAGNASFSKRIQKSISQKKLKLDIDKSVRHLYICDFHKNFIQSVRNKRKRKTSDDGGESPDHDVEVPEVDLFQLQVNTLRRYKRHYKLQTRPGLNKAQLAETVSRHFRNIPVNEKETLTYFIYMVKSSKSRLDQKGDGGKPLD; encoded by the exons ATGAATGGGTTCAGCACAGAGGAGGACAGCCACGACGGACCTCCGGCGCCGCCGTTTTACGGGCAGAGCTGCTGCCTGATCGAGGACGGTGAGCGCTGCGGCCGCTCCGCTGGAAACGCCTCCTTCAGCAAGAGGATTCAGAAGAGCATATCACAGAAGAAGCTCAAGCTGGACATTGACAAGAGT GTGCGACACCTCTACATCTGCGACTTCCACAAGAACTTCATCCAGAGCGTCCGcaataagaggaagaggaagaccaGTGACGATGGAGGAGAGTCTCCGGATCATGACGTGGAGGTGCCCGAG gttgACCTTTTCCAGCTGCAAGTGAACACGTTGAGACGCTACAAGCGGCACTACAAGCTGCAGACCAGACCTGGCCTCAACAAGGCCCAGCTGGCAGAG ACGGTGAGTCGTCACTTCAGAAATATTCCGGTAAACGAGAAGGAAACACTGACCTACTTTATTTACATGGTGAAGAGCAGCAAGAGCCGCTTGGACCAGAAAGGAGACGGCGGcaaaccactggactaa